In Pseudobacter ginsenosidimutans, the following are encoded in one genomic region:
- a CDS encoding vitamin B12-dependent ribonucleotide reductase codes for MTNKKQSGKGLQFSRRFTREGTDVFDLFEYDYRTSVIRNPSGEVVFEMTNVEVPKQWSQIATDILAQKYFRKAGVPQADGSTGRETSVKQVAHRMANCWRVWGERYGYFASAKDAQVFYEELVYCILNQSCTPNSPQWFNTGLFESYGIKGKPQGHYYVDPVDGKLKKSTSAYERPQPHACFILSVEDDLVNDGGIMDLWMREARIFKYGSGVGTNFSHIRGEGEKLSGGGTSSGLMSFLKIGDRAAGAIKSGGTTRRAAKMVCLDLDHPEVLDFINWKMEEEKKVAALIAAGYPSDYEGEAYRTVSGQNSNNSVRIPNEFFTKLENNEDWELKARTDGRVMKKVPAREVWNQIAYAAWRCADPGTQYDTTINEWHTSPKGGRINASNPCSEYMFLDNTACNLASANLRKFYDENTNTFDVEGFEYTCRLWTVVLEVSVLMAQFPSKEVAQLSYDYRTLGLGYANLGSMLMVMGIAYDSEEARGIAGALTAIMTGIAYKTSAEMAGILGPFDRYKENAEDMMRVMRNHRLAAYDADEYEALSVKPVGIKAKYCPDYLLKAATKAWDEAVQLGEQYGYRNAQTTVIAPTGTIGLVMDCDTTGVEPDFALVKFKKLSGGGYFKIINQSVPTALKNLGYAQKEIEAIVKYAVGAGNFAGAPHINHQTLSEKGFIAEEIKKLDAAVGSAFEIGFVFNVYTLGEECLQRLGFKPEQYFNFEWSLLEALGFTDEQIEAANDYVCGTMTVEGAPYLKAEHLPVFDCANKCGNKGQRYIHAHGHIRMMASAQPFLSGAISKTINLPNEAKVEEIADAYMMSWQLGLKACALYRDGSKLSQPLSNKSDKKKKSEEDTAAAEQQPVAEQQQESMIVDMSKLTIQELLDEVQKRVQASPDTKLKRQLARIVEHRTLPAKRRGYTQKAKINGQTIFLRTGEYSDGTVGEIFIDMAKEGATMRSMLNCFAIAVSIGLQYGVPLEEFVDKFVFTRFDPAGMVDHPNIKSTTSIVDFIFRALAYEYLKRSDLVHVLDRPEVMNTGTDDWDEIPTSLEYDKTTPELSDVRVLAAKSGYKAPEPEPARNRAVKAETGGLDAMNAAAKSMQSDAPACNTCGHITIRSGTCYKCLNCGNSMGCS; via the coding sequence ATGACTAATAAGAAGCAATCTGGCAAGGGTTTGCAGTTCAGCCGTCGCTTTACCCGGGAGGGTACCGATGTGTTTGACCTGTTCGAGTACGATTACCGTACCTCCGTGATCCGCAATCCAAGCGGGGAAGTGGTGTTTGAAATGACCAATGTAGAGGTACCGAAACAGTGGTCGCAGATTGCTACAGATATTCTCGCCCAGAAATATTTCCGCAAGGCAGGAGTGCCGCAGGCCGATGGCTCCACAGGCCGCGAGACCTCCGTAAAGCAGGTTGCTCATCGTATGGCCAACTGCTGGCGGGTATGGGGCGAACGTTATGGTTATTTCGCATCAGCCAAAGATGCACAGGTCTTCTATGAAGAACTGGTGTATTGTATCCTTAACCAGTCCTGCACACCCAACTCTCCGCAATGGTTCAATACCGGCCTCTTCGAGAGCTATGGCATCAAGGGCAAACCACAGGGCCATTATTATGTGGACCCGGTGGATGGTAAACTCAAAAAATCTACTTCTGCATATGAGCGTCCCCAGCCACACGCCTGCTTCATCCTCAGCGTAGAGGATGACCTGGTGAACGATGGCGGTATCATGGACCTCTGGATGCGTGAAGCACGCATCTTCAAATATGGAAGCGGCGTGGGCACCAATTTCTCCCATATCCGCGGAGAAGGCGAAAAGCTCAGCGGCGGCGGAACTTCCAGCGGCCTCATGAGCTTCCTGAAGATCGGCGACCGCGCAGCAGGCGCCATCAAGTCAGGCGGCACCACCAGGCGCGCAGCCAAAATGGTCTGCCTGGACCTCGATCACCCCGAAGTGCTGGACTTCATCAACTGGAAGATGGAGGAAGAAAAGAAAGTGGCTGCCCTCATCGCTGCAGGTTACCCCAGCGATTATGAAGGCGAAGCTTATCGCACGGTGAGTGGACAAAATTCCAATAACTCCGTTCGCATCCCCAACGAGTTCTTCACCAAACTGGAAAATAATGAAGACTGGGAACTGAAGGCACGCACAGATGGCCGCGTGATGAAGAAAGTGCCTGCGCGTGAAGTATGGAACCAGATCGCTTATGCCGCCTGGCGCTGCGCAGACCCCGGCACTCAATACGATACCACCATCAATGAATGGCATACATCTCCGAAAGGTGGCCGTATCAACGCTTCCAATCCCTGCAGCGAGTACATGTTCCTCGACAATACCGCCTGCAACCTTGCTTCCGCCAATCTCCGCAAATTCTACGACGAGAACACCAACACCTTCGATGTTGAAGGTTTTGAATATACCTGCCGCCTCTGGACAGTAGTTCTGGAAGTGTCTGTGCTGATGGCGCAGTTCCCTTCCAAAGAAGTAGCGCAACTCAGCTATGATTACCGAACTCTCGGTCTGGGATATGCGAACCTCGGCTCCATGCTGATGGTGATGGGTATCGCTTATGACAGTGAGGAAGCGCGCGGCATTGCGGGCGCACTCACAGCTATCATGACGGGGATTGCCTACAAAACATCCGCTGAAATGGCCGGTATCCTCGGGCCCTTCGATCGATACAAAGAGAATGCAGAAGATATGATGCGTGTAATGCGCAATCACCGTCTTGCTGCTTATGATGCAGATGAATATGAAGCGCTGAGCGTAAAACCTGTTGGCATCAAAGCGAAATATTGCCCGGATTACCTGCTCAAAGCCGCTACCAAGGCCTGGGATGAAGCTGTTCAACTGGGTGAGCAATATGGCTATCGCAATGCACAGACCACGGTGATCGCACCTACCGGCACTATCGGCCTGGTAATGGATTGCGATACTACCGGTGTTGAACCTGATTTCGCACTGGTGAAATTCAAGAAACTTTCCGGCGGCGGTTATTTCAAGATCATCAACCAGTCTGTTCCCACGGCCCTCAAGAACCTCGGCTATGCACAGAAGGAGATCGAAGCCATTGTGAAATATGCAGTAGGCGCCGGTAACTTTGCAGGCGCTCCGCATATCAACCACCAAACGCTCAGTGAAAAAGGATTCATCGCCGAAGAGATCAAAAAACTGGATGCAGCTGTTGGCTCAGCTTTCGAGATAGGTTTCGTATTCAATGTTTATACGCTTGGAGAAGAATGTCTGCAACGCCTCGGTTTCAAACCCGAGCAGTATTTCAACTTCGAATGGAGCTTGCTGGAAGCACTCGGCTTCACCGATGAACAGATCGAAGCAGCCAATGATTATGTTTGCGGCACCATGACCGTTGAAGGCGCGCCATATCTCAAAGCTGAACACCTTCCTGTTTTCGATTGCGCCAACAAATGCGGCAACAAAGGTCAGCGCTATATCCATGCGCATGGGCATATCCGTATGATGGCCAGCGCACAACCATTCCTCAGCGGCGCCATCTCCAAAACCATCAACCTTCCCAACGAAGCGAAAGTGGAAGAGATTGCCGATGCTTATATGATGAGCTGGCAGCTGGGCCTCAAAGCCTGCGCCCTCTACCGCGATGGCAGCAAACTCAGCCAGCCACTCAGCAACAAGAGCGACAAGAAAAAGAAATCAGAAGAAGATACTGCCGCAGCAGAACAACAACCCGTTGCTGAACAGCAGCAGGAATCCATGATCGTTGACATGAGCAAGCTCACGATCCAGGAACTCCTTGATGAAGTTCAAAAACGTGTACAGGCTTCTCCCGATACAAAACTCAAACGTCAGCTGGCCCGTATCGTAGAGCACAGAACGCTGCCGGCTAAACGAAGAGGCTATACGCAGAAAGCCAAGATAAACGGACAAACCATCTTCCTCCGCACCGGTGAGTATTCCGACGGAACTGTGGGTGAGATCTTCATCGATATGGCAAAAGAAGGCGCCACCATGCGCAGCATGCTGAACTGCTTTGCCATTGCGGTGTCTATCGGCCTTCAATATGGTGTGCCGCTGGAAGAATTCGTGGATAAGTTCGTGTTCACGCGTTTTGATCCTGCGGGAATGGTGGACCATCCGAATATCAAGAGCACTACTTCCATTGTCGACTTCATCTTCCGTGCACTGGCGTACGAGTACCTGAAGCGCTCAGACCTGGTGCATGTGCTGGACAGACCTGAAGTGATGAACACCGGTACAGATGATTGGGATGAAATTCCTACTTCGCTGGAGTATGATAAAACAACGCCCGAACTGAGTGATGTTCGTGTGTTGGCAGCCAAGTCCGGGTACAAAGCGCCGGAACCTGAGCCTGCCAGGAATCGCGCCGTGAAAGCGGAAACCGGAGGCCTCGATGCAATGAACGCAGCAGCCAAGAGCATGCAAAGCGATGCGCCTGCCTGCAATACCTGCGGCCACATCACCATCAGGAGCGGCACCTGCTACAAATGCCTGAACTGCGGCAATAGCATGGGCTGCAGCTAA
- a CDS encoding Fic family protein — protein MQYNWQLPDWPDFRFDLQQAEDALLQFERETGDVSGMLRAMPDNEAQEAITQTLIAEAIKTSAIEGEFFSRKDVVSSIKNRLGLNVTPENVKDKKAQGAAELVVDVRNSYAEPLTEDKLFEWHKALLKQSKHINTGAWRKDDEPTQVISGTIGRETIHFEAPPSARVPEEMNRFINWFNDTAPGGKREIRNAPIRSAIAHLYFESIHPFEDGNGRIGRAIAEKALSQTIGRPVLLSLSATIERNKKDYYAAFATAQKSNDITDWVIYFTQVILQAQHEAKSMIELTLSKTKFFDRYKGSLNERQLKAINKMLEALPEGFEGGMTAKKYMSITRASKATATRDLQELSEKGVLLSQGGGRSIHYNLNI, from the coding sequence ATGCAATACAACTGGCAATTACCCGATTGGCCCGATTTCAGGTTTGATCTTCAACAGGCAGAAGATGCGCTCCTTCAATTCGAAAGGGAAACAGGAGATGTAAGCGGCATGCTCCGGGCGATGCCAGATAATGAGGCGCAGGAGGCCATTACTCAAACATTGATTGCAGAGGCTATTAAAACATCTGCTATAGAAGGGGAATTCTTCAGCAGAAAGGATGTGGTGTCTTCTATTAAAAATCGGTTAGGCCTTAATGTTACACCGGAAAATGTTAAGGATAAGAAAGCGCAGGGAGCGGCAGAATTGGTAGTTGATGTGCGTAACAGTTATGCAGAACCACTCACTGAGGATAAATTATTCGAATGGCATAAGGCTCTCCTGAAGCAGAGCAAGCATATAAATACAGGTGCCTGGAGGAAAGATGATGAGCCGACGCAGGTGATCTCAGGAACGATTGGCCGGGAGACCATTCATTTTGAAGCCCCGCCATCGGCCCGTGTTCCTGAGGAAATGAACCGGTTTATCAATTGGTTCAATGATACAGCTCCTGGTGGAAAAAGAGAAATCAGGAATGCTCCAATACGGTCTGCGATTGCGCATCTGTATTTTGAAAGTATTCACCCCTTTGAAGATGGCAATGGACGAATTGGCAGAGCAATTGCAGAGAAAGCATTATCTCAAACTATAGGGAGACCAGTGCTGTTGAGTCTTTCCGCTACCATTGAGCGGAATAAAAAAGATTACTATGCTGCATTTGCAACTGCACAGAAAAGTAACGATATCACTGATTGGGTCATTTACTTCACCCAGGTGATACTACAAGCTCAACATGAAGCCAAAAGCATGATTGAGCTTACTTTGAGTAAAACGAAGTTTTTTGATAGATATAAAGGCAGCCTAAATGAACGTCAATTAAAAGCCATCAACAAAATGCTGGAAGCATTACCTGAAGGTTTTGAAGGTGGAATGACGGCAAAAAAATACATGAGTATCACGAGGGCCTCCAAAGCAACTGCCACCAGGGACCTGCAGGAGCTTTCTGAAAAAGGAGTATTGTTATCTCAGGGAGGAGGAAGAAGCATACACTATAACCTGAATATTTAA
- a CDS encoding SMI1/KNR4 family protein: MSPLQALKELLNDQFKSEDGEVFKASPHKGLGIPEIDALAQHLPGQRLPDEIAELLRFASGFDCEFFEEISFTNVDGFALEHFFPNIVELTGDGLGNFWLLDIDYQGNWGPVYYTCHDPAVIMKQAESLTDFIQQIHGYLRTNEESVFGQLYEHKTYEIWKQPDGGFITVEKAKTSGDRILKEFADQLPPDYLIADLRNKPVGAGFAWGKYYSIMDKESRCKDLPLWGIQPKRKGFWSRLFGK; encoded by the coding sequence ATGTCTCCACTACAGGCATTGAAGGAATTGCTGAACGATCAATTCAAATCAGAAGATGGCGAAGTATTCAAAGCTTCACCACACAAAGGACTTGGTATACCGGAGATCGATGCACTGGCGCAGCATCTGCCGGGACAAAGATTGCCGGATGAGATCGCTGAACTACTCAGGTTTGCTTCAGGATTCGATTGTGAATTCTTTGAAGAGATCAGTTTTACCAATGTTGATGGATTTGCGCTTGAACATTTCTTTCCGAATATCGTAGAGCTGACAGGTGACGGACTTGGCAATTTCTGGCTACTGGATATAGATTATCAGGGAAACTGGGGGCCTGTTTATTACACCTGCCATGATCCGGCTGTGATCATGAAGCAGGCAGAGAGTCTCACTGATTTCATTCAGCAGATCCACGGATATCTCCGGACAAATGAGGAGTCAGTATTCGGACAATTGTATGAACACAAAACTTATGAGATCTGGAAACAACCAGACGGAGGATTTATCACAGTAGAAAAAGCGAAAACATCAGGAGATAGAATCCTGAAGGAATTTGCCGATCAGCTGCCTCCGGACTACCTGATCGCCGATTTGCGGAACAAGCCTGTGGGCGCGGGTTTCGCCTGGGGGAAATATTATTCCATCATGGATAAGGAGAGCCGTTGCAAGGATCTTCCGCTCTGGGGCATCCAGCCTAAACGAAAGGGATTCTGGAGCCGGTTGTTTGGAAAATAA